ATCGATATTGGCCAAGTTGATTATTTTTTAGGAATTATTAATTCATATGGTTTGGATTTTAAAGTTATAGAAACTATAAGGGAAAGAATTAACAATAAGGATCTTGAGGGTATTAGATATCTTTTAAAAAAGGAAAATTTGACTGCAGAAGTTACAGAAGTATTACTGTCTATTCCAGGATTATTTGGAGGGAAAGAAGTTTTAGAGAAGGCTCAAAAATTGGCACAAAATGATCAATCTAAAAATGCAGTAAAAAACATAAAAGAAATCTTAGATTTGTTAGAACAATATGGATATTCTAATTATGTATCAATTGATTTTGGAATGCTGCCGCACTTGAGCTATTATTCTGGAATTATTTTTAGGGGTATGACTAATTGCGTGGGTGCAGCGATCCTTGAAGGCGGCAGATATGATAATCTTAGTACCTATTTTGGAGCTAATAATCCGTCTGTAGGTTTTTCAATTGGAATAAAAAGACTAATGGAAGCTGTTAAAAAAACAAACGGCTTAATGACTTTAAAAGCTTCTAATTATGCTTATTGTGTTTTGGATAATGCTGAAAAAAAGGCTTTTGAATATATTAATAAATTGCGTAATCAAGGACTTTATATTGAACGCGCATATGTAAACAATGAGCAAGATTTGATTGAATATTGCCGTTCTAAGAATATAAAAAAATATTTGGTTATTTCAGATCAAGCTATAAAAGAAGGAAG
Above is a window of Clostridia bacterium DNA encoding:
- the hisZ gene encoding ATP phosphoribosyltransferase regulatory subunit, with protein sequence MSYNKNILPIGVHDYLPEECYNKNILEIKISEVFLKSGFKKIEPPTFEYIDTYNFDNSSHMEKVFKLIDFDGKVLALRADPTLQISRIAATKLNDNVNRLFYVLNSYEFTNNQTQNSRTREFSQVGLELIGLKGSQSDAEVLVMAIQSLLECGLKDFKIDIGQVDYFLGIINSYGLDFKVIETIRERINNKDLEGIRYLLKKENLTAEVTEVLLSIPGLFGGKEVLEKAQKLAQNDQSKNAVKNIKEILDLLEQYGYSNYVSIDFGMLPHLSYYSGIIFRGMTNCVGAAILEGGRYDNLSTYFGANNPSVGFSIGIKRLMEAVKKTNGLMTLKASNYAYCVLDNAEKKAFEYINKLRNQGLYIERAYVNNEQDLIEYCRSKNIKKYLVISDQAIKEGSYE